In a single window of the Nocardioides massiliensis genome:
- a CDS encoding bifunctional 3,4-dihydroxy-2-butanone-4-phosphate synthase/GTP cyclohydrolase II: MSTPIRLDSVEQAIADIAAGKAVVVVDDEDRENEGDIIFAAAKATPELMAFTIRHSSGVICVPMPGDMLDRLEIPLMTPHNKDPLRTAYTISVDARDGVSTGISAADRAHTVRTLADSATEPWELTRPGHVFPLRYREGGVLVRRGHTEAAVDLARMAGLTPAGVLVEIVNDDGTMKRGPELREFADEHGLAMISIEELVRYRRRYETHVERVAETRLPMRAGDFTAYGYRITVDGSEHVALVYGDPEALTAGGPVLTRVHSECLTGDAFGSRRCDCGPQLDESFDRIVEEGRGVVVYLRGHEGRGIGLVAKLQAYQLQDGGRDTVDANLDLGLPADARHYGTATQILRDLGVTSVRLMTNNPGKVTDLEAFGIEVVEQVPLTPRPNDHNLAYLMTKRDRMGHTLDGLPDPSVLEPVTDPMAEEIAR; the protein is encoded by the coding sequence ATGAGTACGCCGATCCGCCTCGACAGCGTCGAGCAGGCGATCGCCGACATCGCCGCCGGGAAGGCGGTCGTGGTCGTCGACGACGAGGACCGCGAGAACGAGGGCGACATCATCTTCGCCGCGGCGAAGGCCACACCGGAGCTGATGGCCTTCACCATCCGGCACTCCAGCGGCGTGATCTGCGTGCCGATGCCGGGCGACATGCTCGACCGCCTCGAGATCCCGCTGATGACGCCGCACAACAAGGACCCGCTGCGCACGGCGTACACGATCTCGGTCGATGCACGCGACGGCGTCAGCACCGGCATCTCCGCCGCCGACCGGGCCCACACCGTGCGGACCCTGGCCGACTCGGCGACCGAGCCGTGGGAGCTCACCCGCCCCGGGCACGTCTTCCCGCTGCGCTACCGCGAGGGCGGTGTCCTCGTGCGCCGCGGCCACACCGAGGCCGCGGTCGACCTCGCCCGGATGGCGGGCCTGACCCCCGCCGGCGTGCTGGTCGAGATCGTCAACGACGACGGCACCATGAAACGCGGGCCCGAGCTGCGCGAGTTCGCCGACGAGCACGGGCTGGCGATGATCTCGATCGAGGAGCTCGTGCGCTACCGCCGTCGCTACGAGACCCACGTCGAGCGGGTCGCGGAGACCCGCCTGCCCATGCGTGCCGGTGACTTCACGGCCTACGGCTACCGCATCACCGTCGACGGCTCCGAGCACGTCGCGCTGGTGTACGGCGACCCGGAGGCGCTGACGGCGGGCGGACCGGTCCTCACCCGGGTGCACTCCGAGTGCCTCACCGGCGACGCCTTCGGCTCGCGGCGCTGCGACTGCGGTCCCCAGCTGGACGAGTCCTTCGACCGGATCGTCGAGGAGGGCCGCGGCGTCGTGGTCTACCTGCGCGGCCACGAGGGTCGGGGGATCGGGCTGGTCGCCAAGCTGCAGGCCTACCAGCTCCAAGACGGCGGGCGCGACACCGTCGACGCCAACCTCGACCTGGGCCTGCCCGCCGACGCGCGGCACTACGGGACCGCCACGCAGATCCTGCGGGACCTCGGCGTCACCTCGGTGCGGCTGATGACCAACAACCCCGGCAAGGTGACCGACCTCGAGGCCTTCGGCATCGAGGTGGTCGAGCAGGTGCCGCTCACGCCGCGACCCAACGACCACAACCTCGCCTACCTCATGACCAAGCGCGACCGGATGGGCCACACCCTCGACGGGCTCCCCGACCCGTCCGTGCTCGAGCCGGTCACCGACCCGATGGCCGAGGAGATCGCCCGATGA
- a CDS encoding SseB family protein, which produces MSGPQARSIPDPGFPDDAGEVDPHLRAALDVYAQAPDAPGAAYDVIAVLQDTRLLVPVVALLGEVEVGAHGLAQEKTADMAAVLMQGRDGRQALLSFTGLEPLQTWNPEARPVPVSAMDAARSARQDGAAALLVDVAGPVLFVVEGEDLQALADGWRLTRLEGRWAWVAATDSPGTASPR; this is translated from the coding sequence GTGAGCGGACCACAGGCGCGATCGATCCCGGACCCGGGGTTCCCCGACGACGCGGGGGAGGTGGACCCGCACCTGCGGGCGGCGCTGGACGTCTATGCCCAGGCGCCCGACGCACCCGGGGCGGCGTACGACGTCATCGCCGTCCTGCAGGACACCCGGCTCCTCGTCCCGGTCGTCGCGCTGCTCGGCGAGGTCGAGGTCGGGGCCCACGGGTTGGCCCAGGAGAAGACCGCCGACATGGCGGCGGTGCTCATGCAGGGCCGCGACGGGCGCCAGGCGCTGCTGTCGTTCACCGGCCTGGAGCCCCTGCAGACCTGGAACCCCGAGGCGCGTCCGGTGCCGGTGTCGGCGATGGACGCCGCGCGCTCGGCTCGCCAGGACGGCGCGGCCGCGTTGCTGGTCGACGTCGCCGGTCCGGTGCTGTTCGTCGTCGAGGGCGAGGACCTGCAGGCCCTCGCCGACGGCTGGCGCCTCACCCGACTCGAGGGCCGCTGGGCCTGGGTCGCGGCGACCGATTCGCCAGGCACCGCGTCCCCGCGCTAG
- the ribH gene encoding 6,7-dimethyl-8-ribityllumazine synthase: protein MSGHGAPATTPLEAAGLRVAVVASSWHDEVMDGLIAGAERTLRASGVEDHLLVRVPGSFELPVVAGELAAQGYDAVVALGVVIRGGTPHFDFVCTAATDGLNRVALDHRVPIGFGLLTCDTEAQALDRAGIEGSREDKGAEATYAALATALLLRSLRD from the coding sequence ATGAGCGGACACGGCGCGCCCGCCACCACCCCGCTGGAGGCGGCCGGACTGCGCGTCGCCGTCGTCGCCTCGTCGTGGCACGACGAGGTGATGGACGGCCTCATCGCGGGTGCCGAGCGCACCCTGCGTGCCTCCGGCGTCGAGGACCACCTCCTGGTCCGCGTGCCCGGTTCCTTCGAGCTCCCGGTGGTCGCCGGCGAGCTCGCGGCCCAGGGGTACGACGCCGTCGTCGCGCTCGGCGTCGTGATCCGCGGTGGCACCCCGCACTTCGACTTCGTCTGCACCGCCGCCACCGACGGGCTCAACCGGGTCGCGCTCGACCACCGCGTGCCGATCGGCTTCGGCCTGCTCACCTGCGACACCGAGGCCCAGGCTCTCGACCGTGCCGGCATCGAGGGCTCGCGTGAGGACAAGGGCGCCGAGGCGACGTACGCCGCCCTGGCGACCGCACTCCTGCTGCGCTCGCTGCGCGACTGA
- a CDS encoding PH domain-containing protein, with translation MSSQPVPARSSASGEVDVPALPFRIRPLGVRLAVVAVLVGLFAVCAAVWIGFDDETRAKFTLFQISTLLVLGALFFATGHAVARSRVDVRADGATVVNGYRTYEVAWRDVASIRMRRGAPWASVVLHDGTAIGLLGVLQTEGVRAERAVRQLREVARAANRADRPAA, from the coding sequence ATGAGTTCCCAGCCCGTCCCCGCCCGGTCGTCCGCCTCGGGGGAGGTGGACGTCCCCGCGCTGCCGTTCCGGATCCGCCCGCTCGGGGTCCGCCTCGCCGTGGTCGCCGTGCTGGTCGGTCTGTTCGCGGTGTGCGCGGCGGTCTGGATCGGCTTCGACGACGAGACCCGCGCGAAGTTCACCCTCTTCCAGATCAGCACGCTGCTCGTCCTCGGTGCGCTGTTCTTCGCCACGGGGCACGCGGTGGCGCGCTCGCGCGTCGACGTGCGCGCCGACGGCGCGACCGTCGTCAACGGCTACCGCACCTACGAGGTCGCCTGGCGCGACGTGGCGTCGATCCGGATGCGCCGGGGTGCACCGTGGGCGAGCGTGGTCCTCCACGACGGCACCGCCATCGGTCTGCTGGGGGTCCTGCAGACCGAGGGCGTGCGGGCCGAGCGCGCGGTCCGGCAGCTGCGCGAGGTCGCTCGCGCCGCGAACCGCGCCGACCGACCCGCTGCCTGA
- the infC gene encoding translation initiation factor IF-3, whose translation MSATDTAGGARLLAAAVRPARPTPGGPISTDLRINDRIRVPEVRLVGPNGETVGIVATNDALRLAQEADLDLVEVAPTARPPVCKLMDYGKFKYENAQKARDARRNQTNTVIKEMKLRPKIDQHDYETKKGHVVRFLKAGDKVKITIMFRGREQHRPELGFRLLQRLAEDVEELGFVESSPKQDGRNMIMVLGPHKKKSEAKAEVQAEKAEKAAERAADKAAEHAERTAKPAVSTTQKKVGRRSENIDPDM comes from the coding sequence TTGTCCGCTACGGACACCGCTGGAGGCGCCAGACTCCTCGCCGCGGCGGTCCGGCCCGCTCGACCCACCCCAGGAGGACCCATCAGCACTGACCTGCGCATCAACGACCGGATCCGCGTACCCGAGGTTCGGCTCGTCGGCCCCAACGGAGAGACCGTGGGCATCGTCGCCACCAACGACGCGCTCCGGCTCGCGCAGGAGGCCGACCTCGACCTGGTCGAGGTCGCTCCGACCGCTCGTCCTCCGGTGTGCAAGCTCATGGACTACGGGAAGTTCAAGTACGAGAACGCCCAGAAGGCCCGTGACGCGCGCCGGAACCAGACCAACACGGTCATCAAGGAGATGAAGCTCCGGCCGAAGATCGACCAGCACGACTACGAGACGAAGAAGGGCCACGTGGTCCGCTTCCTCAAGGCTGGCGACAAGGTCAAGATCACCATCATGTTCCGGGGTCGTGAGCAGCACCGTCCCGAGCTCGGGTTCCGGCTGCTGCAGCGGTTGGCCGAGGACGTGGAGGAGCTCGGCTTCGTGGAGTCCTCGCCGAAGCAGGACGGCCGCAACATGATCATGGTCCTGGGCCCGCACAAGAAGAAGTCCGAGGCCAAGGCCGAGGTCCAGGCCGAGAAGGCCGAGAAGGCCGCCGAGCGGGCAGCCGACAAGGCTGCCGAGCACGCGGAGCGCACGGCGAAGCCGGCCGTCAGCACGACGCAGAAGAAGGTCGGTCGCCGGTCGGAGAACATCGACCCCGACATGTGA
- a CDS encoding phosphoribosyl-ATP diphosphatase — MKTFEDLWRELSEKARTRPEGSGTVAQLDAGVHAIGKKLLEEAAESWMAAEHESDDRTAEEISQLLYHAQVLMLARGLTLEDVYRHL, encoded by the coding sequence GTGAAGACCTTCGAGGACCTGTGGCGCGAGCTGAGCGAGAAGGCGCGGACCCGCCCCGAGGGGTCGGGCACCGTCGCCCAGCTCGACGCCGGCGTGCACGCCATCGGCAAGAAGCTCCTCGAGGAGGCCGCCGAGTCCTGGATGGCCGCCGAGCACGAGTCCGACGACCGGACGGCCGAGGAGATCAGCCAGCTGCTCTACCACGCCCAGGTGCTGATGCTGGCGCGCGGACTCACGCTCGAGGACGTCTACCGACATCTGTGA
- a CDS encoding TrmH family RNA methyltransferase, translating into MGPGPDDEPDTGLVSVLGVRNSRVKTARRFHRRAVRMQERMFLVEGPKALAEALDVPGCLVEVFVAPEAATVHATLLTAVEEAGAVVRRVDDAALASLADTVTPQGVVAVCRFLDRPLAHVLDGLAEHAAGTPGESLPPVVAVCADVRDPGNAGTVIRCADAAGAAAAVFAGTSVDPYNPKAVRASVGSLFHLPVARTDDVLETIETLRAAGLQVLAADGSGPDDLEELADAGVLGVATAWVFGNEAHGLDPAIAQACDRRVAIPIHGRAESLNLATAAALCLYASARALRRSSERR; encoded by the coding sequence GTGGGCCCCGGCCCGGACGACGAGCCCGACACCGGGCTCGTCTCCGTGCTGGGTGTCCGCAACTCACGTGTGAAGACGGCACGGCGGTTCCACCGCCGTGCCGTCCGCATGCAGGAGCGGATGTTCCTCGTCGAGGGCCCCAAGGCGCTGGCCGAGGCCCTCGACGTCCCGGGCTGCCTGGTCGAGGTGTTCGTGGCTCCCGAGGCCGCCACGGTGCACGCGACCCTGCTCACCGCGGTGGAGGAGGCCGGGGCCGTCGTACGCCGGGTCGACGACGCCGCGCTGGCCTCGCTCGCCGACACGGTCACCCCGCAGGGCGTGGTGGCGGTGTGCCGGTTCCTCGACCGTCCGCTCGCGCACGTGCTCGACGGTCTCGCCGAGCACGCTGCCGGTACGCCGGGGGAGTCGCTCCCGCCCGTCGTCGCCGTCTGCGCCGACGTCCGGGACCCCGGCAACGCCGGCACCGTGATCCGGTGCGCCGACGCCGCCGGTGCTGCGGCGGCGGTGTTCGCCGGCACCTCGGTCGACCCCTACAACCCCAAGGCCGTCCGGGCCAGCGTGGGCAGCCTCTTCCACCTGCCGGTCGCCCGCACCGACGACGTCCTGGAGACGATCGAGACGCTGCGGGCCGCAGGCCTGCAGGTGCTGGCCGCCGACGGCTCCGGTCCCGACGACCTGGAGGAGCTCGCCGACGCCGGCGTCCTCGGGGTCGCCACCGCCTGGGTCTTCGGCAACGAGGCCCACGGCCTCGACCCCGCCATCGCGCAGGCCTGCGACCGTCGGGTCGCGATCCCGATCCACGGCCGCGCCGAGAGCCTCAACCTGGCGACCGCCGCTGCGCTGTGCCTCTACGCCTCCGCGCGCGCCCTGCGTCGATCGAGTGAGCGCCGATGA
- the rplT gene encoding 50S ribosomal protein L20 encodes MARVKRAVNAQKKRRVVLERASGYRGQRSRLYRKAKEQVTHSLVYSYNDRRKRKGDFRKLWIQRINAAARAEGLTYNRFIQGLKAAEVEVDRKILADLAVNDAAAFSALVQVAKDALPEDVNAPRAEASA; translated from the coding sequence GTGGCACGCGTCAAGCGGGCGGTCAACGCCCAGAAGAAGCGCCGGGTCGTCCTCGAGCGCGCCTCCGGCTACCGGGGTCAGCGCTCGCGCCTGTACCGCAAGGCCAAGGAGCAGGTCACCCACTCGCTCGTCTACAGCTACAACGACCGTCGCAAGCGCAAGGGCGACTTCCGCAAGCTGTGGATCCAGCGCATCAACGCCGCGGCGCGCGCCGAGGGTCTGACCTACAACCGGTTCATCCAGGGCCTCAAGGCCGCCGAGGTCGAGGTCGACCGCAAGATCCTCGCTGACCTCGCGGTCAACGACGCTGCGGCCTTCTCGGCCCTCGTGCAGGTCGCCAAGGACGCCCTCCCCGAGGACGTCAACGCCCCGCGGGCCGAGGCGTCCGCCTGA
- a CDS encoding riboflavin synthase — translation MFTGIVEELGTIDAIEEQADAIRLTVRGPHVVTDATLGDSIAVNGCCLTVAERSTETFTADVMRETLTKTTLGTLEPGSRVNLERAVTPSTRLGGHIVQGHVDGTGTVLSRTPSEHWELVEIALPPTLVRYLVPKGSITVDGVSLTVVDVHDGDADDPQAPPRFTISLIPETLARTTLGSREPGERVNLEVDVLAKYIERLTAGRGANQGETA, via the coding sequence TTGTTCACCGGCATCGTCGAGGAGCTCGGCACCATCGACGCGATCGAGGAGCAGGCGGACGCGATCCGCCTGACCGTTCGCGGTCCGCACGTCGTCACCGACGCCACCCTCGGCGACTCGATCGCGGTCAACGGCTGCTGCCTGACGGTCGCCGAGCGGTCGACCGAGACCTTCACCGCCGACGTGATGCGCGAGACGCTCACGAAGACCACCCTCGGCACGCTCGAGCCCGGCTCCCGGGTCAACCTCGAGCGCGCGGTCACCCCGTCGACGCGGCTCGGCGGCCACATCGTGCAGGGCCACGTCGACGGCACCGGCACCGTGCTGAGCCGCACGCCGTCGGAGCACTGGGAGCTCGTCGAGATCGCGCTGCCGCCGACGCTGGTGCGCTACCTGGTCCCGAAGGGGTCGATCACGGTCGACGGTGTCTCGCTCACCGTGGTCGACGTCCACGACGGCGACGCCGACGACCCGCAGGCCCCGCCGCGCTTCACCATCAGCCTGATCCCGGAGACCCTCGCCCGCACCACGCTCGGCTCCCGTGAGCCGGGGGAGCGGGTCAACCTCGAGGTCGACGTCCTCGCGAAGTACATCGAGCGCCTGACCGCCGGTCGCGGCGCCAACCAAGGAGAGACAGCATGA
- a CDS encoding alanine racemase, translated as MAGNHPVVGGGDAERDALARRLTAAVARLDPAPGPRYVVDLDAFDANAADLRRRAGGAPIRVASKSVRVPALLRRVLALDGFHGVLAYTLAEALHLHATGVSDDIVLGYPSVDGASLAALLRDEAAAAAITLMTDDPAHLDVVDRVRASLPDQPTTTVRIAIDIDAGLRLGPAGHVGPKRSPLFDIDDVVRFADHVVGRAGFALVGVMTYEGQVAGVPDAVPGQRAKSAVIRRLKSTSVTRLDDRRRALAAALAERVTLEFWNSGGTGSIETSTVAPVTEVAAGSGLLVPHLFDHFRSFRPRPAAYLGFPVVRRPNAGTATVAGGGLIASGATGKDRSPVPWAPAGLQLTGLEGAGEVQTPLTGPGAAALRIGDLVWFRHGKAGEPAEHVQQVHLVSGTGVVDSVPTYRGLGHCW; from the coding sequence ATGGCCGGCAACCACCCGGTCGTCGGCGGCGGCGACGCCGAGCGCGACGCCCTCGCCCGGCGGCTCACCGCGGCCGTCGCGCGGCTCGACCCGGCACCTGGCCCGCGCTACGTCGTCGACCTGGACGCGTTCGACGCCAACGCCGCGGACCTGCGACGGCGCGCGGGCGGTGCGCCGATCCGCGTCGCGAGCAAGTCCGTGCGCGTGCCCGCGCTGCTGCGCCGCGTGCTGGCGCTCGACGGGTTCCACGGCGTCCTCGCCTACACGCTGGCCGAGGCCCTGCACCTGCACGCGACCGGCGTCAGCGATGACATCGTCCTGGGCTACCCGAGCGTCGACGGCGCCTCGCTGGCCGCGCTGCTGCGCGACGAGGCGGCTGCTGCGGCGATCACACTGATGACCGACGACCCGGCCCACCTCGACGTCGTCGACCGGGTGCGTGCGTCCCTGCCCGACCAGCCGACCACGACGGTCCGGATCGCGATCGACATCGACGCCGGTCTGCGCCTGGGCCCGGCGGGCCACGTCGGGCCGAAGCGCTCGCCGCTGTTCGACATCGATGACGTGGTGCGCTTCGCCGACCACGTGGTCGGCCGCGCCGGGTTCGCCCTCGTCGGCGTGATGACCTACGAGGGCCAGGTCGCCGGCGTCCCCGACGCTGTGCCGGGCCAGCGCGCCAAGTCCGCCGTCATCCGGCGGTTGAAGAGCACATCGGTCACCCGCCTCGACGACCGTCGCCGCGCGCTCGCCGCGGCACTCGCCGAGCGGGTGACGCTGGAGTTCTGGAACTCCGGCGGCACCGGCAGCATCGAGACCTCGACGGTCGCGCCCGTCACCGAGGTGGCAGCCGGGTCCGGCCTCCTCGTCCCCCACCTGTTCGACCACTTCCGGTCCTTCCGGCCGCGACCGGCGGCCTACCTCGGCTTCCCCGTCGTACGCCGTCCCAACGCAGGCACCGCGACGGTCGCCGGCGGCGGGCTGATCGCCTCCGGCGCCACCGGCAAGGACCGCTCCCCCGTGCCGTGGGCACCAGCCGGCCTCCAGCTGACGGGCCTCGAGGGTGCCGGCGAGGTCCAGACCCCGCTGACCGGGCCGGGTGCGGCTGCGCTGCGGATCGGCGACCTGGTGTGGTTCCGGCACGGCAAGGCCGGCGAGCCGGCCGAGCACGTCCAGCAGGTGCACCTGGTCTCCGGTACGGGCGTCGTCGACTCGGTGCCGACGTACCGGGGCCTCGGGCACTGCTGGTGA
- a CDS encoding GNAT family N-acetyltransferase, producing the protein MTAPVRLRGLARADLPVLLALVQAIEVEDRTDEHYSLADLEEEYADPLLEPERDWIGAFADDVLVGYVQLTPRSPSEGRLTMYSGGGVHPERRGRGIGAQLVTALVDRMRDRHREQPGLEAVLLAGGLTSDKAQQRLFTTRGFVADRYRLVLGVDPLVPTTVPELPRGMRIRGYDPAADGEALRIAHNHAFLGHHPNFATWDEGMWRQWVTGNRNFRPDLSFLVVDDDADGGIAAYVQTNVYAAVEEATGRKEAYIAKVGTSPEHRGRGLASAVLRHTLDACHRAGLDRACLDVDSDNPSGAVGLYERAGFALEQHFTDYKLTAPPLG; encoded by the coding sequence ATGACCGCTCCCGTCCGCCTGCGTGGACTCGCCCGTGCCGACCTGCCCGTCCTGCTCGCCTTGGTCCAGGCGATCGAGGTCGAGGACCGCACCGATGAGCACTACAGCCTGGCGGACCTCGAGGAGGAGTACGCCGACCCCCTGCTCGAGCCCGAGCGGGACTGGATCGGGGCCTTCGCGGACGACGTCCTCGTCGGCTACGTCCAGCTCACCCCGCGGTCGCCGTCCGAGGGTCGGTTGACGATGTACTCCGGCGGCGGGGTGCACCCCGAGCGCCGCGGACGCGGGATCGGTGCGCAGCTGGTCACCGCGCTCGTCGACCGCATGCGCGACCGACACCGCGAGCAGCCTGGTCTCGAGGCGGTCCTGCTCGCGGGCGGGTTGACCTCCGACAAGGCGCAGCAGCGGCTGTTCACCACCCGGGGATTCGTCGCCGACCGCTACCGGCTCGTCCTCGGGGTCGACCCGCTGGTGCCGACGACGGTGCCGGAGCTGCCGAGGGGGATGCGGATCCGCGGCTACGACCCGGCGGCCGACGGCGAGGCACTCCGCATCGCCCACAATCACGCCTTCTTAGGTCACCACCCGAACTTCGCGACGTGGGACGAGGGCATGTGGCGCCAGTGGGTCACCGGCAACCGCAACTTCCGCCCGGACCTGTCGTTCCTCGTCGTCGATGACGACGCCGACGGCGGCATCGCCGCCTACGTGCAGACCAACGTGTACGCCGCGGTCGAGGAGGCCACCGGTCGCAAGGAGGCCTACATCGCCAAGGTCGGGACCTCGCCCGAGCACCGCGGTCGCGGCCTGGCGAGCGCGGTCCTGCGCCACACGCTCGACGCCTGCCACCGTGCGGGCCTGGACCGGGCGTGCCTCGACGTCGACTCCGACAACCCGTCCGGAGCCGTCGGCCTCTACGAGCGGGCCGGGTTCGCGCTCGAGCAGCACTTCACCGACTACAAGCTGACCGCACCGCCGCTGGGCTGA
- a CDS encoding AAA family ATPase: protein MSTDRPAAQAAEEVAEEVAALVARAEPRLGAGHLVCVDGPAGSGKTTLAAALESAYGWPVVHMDDLFAGWSGLPEVDQQAWQDLLRPLSRGRAGRYRRFDWHRDAYAEEHEVPALAPGEVLVLEGVGAGSAPWAEVTSVLVWVEADRDVRLRRGLERDGDAFAPHWEAWARAEAKHFAAHGTRARADLVWRT from the coding sequence ATGAGCACCGACCGACCGGCCGCGCAGGCCGCTGAGGAGGTCGCTGAGGAGGTCGCCGCGCTGGTGGCGCGGGCCGAGCCGCGGCTCGGCGCGGGCCACCTGGTGTGCGTCGACGGTCCTGCCGGCTCGGGCAAGACGACGTTGGCGGCGGCACTGGAGTCGGCGTACGGATGGCCGGTGGTCCACATGGACGACCTGTTCGCCGGCTGGAGTGGACTGCCGGAGGTCGATCAGCAGGCGTGGCAGGACCTGCTGCGGCCCCTCAGCCGGGGACGTGCCGGGCGCTACCGGCGCTTCGACTGGCACCGCGACGCCTACGCCGAGGAGCACGAGGTCCCCGCGCTCGCACCGGGCGAGGTGCTGGTGCTGGAGGGCGTGGGTGCGGGCTCCGCGCCCTGGGCCGAGGTGACCTCGGTGCTGGTGTGGGTCGAGGCCGACCGCGACGTCCGGCTCCGGCGCGGCCTGGAGCGCGACGGGGACGCGTTCGCCCCTCACTGGGAGGCCTGGGCGCGCGCCGAGGCGAAGCACTTCGCCGCGCACGGCACGCGCGCGCGGGCCGACCTCGTGTGGCGGACCTGA
- the hisG gene encoding ATP phosphoribosyltransferase — MTSTPSTQASTTNTPADTPNGRPLRIAVPNKGSLSIAATDILRESGYRQRQDTKDLTVFDPENGVEFFYLRPRDIAVYVGAGTLDIGITGRDLLLDSGAAADEVRALGFGRSRFHYAARPGTITSVEGLAGKRIATSYPGVVRRHLADRGIGADVVRLDGAVETSVQLGVADAIADVVETGRTLRQAGLEVFGEPILESEAVLITRAGEGMPAGFDIFRRRIEGVLVARSYVMMDYDIPDEQVEAAVALTPGIESPTVSPLHREGWVAVRSMVPRDGAQRLMDALWQIGARGILLTDIHACRL, encoded by the coding sequence ATGACCAGTACGCCCAGTACCCAAGCCAGCACCACCAACACCCCGGCCGACACCCCCAACGGCCGCCCGCTGCGCATCGCCGTGCCCAACAAGGGCTCGCTGTCGATCGCCGCGACCGACATCCTGCGCGAGTCCGGCTACCGCCAGCGCCAGGACACCAAGGACCTCACGGTCTTCGACCCCGAGAACGGCGTGGAGTTCTTCTACCTGCGCCCTCGTGACATCGCGGTCTACGTCGGCGCCGGCACGCTCGACATCGGCATCACCGGTCGCGACCTGCTGCTCGACTCCGGTGCGGCCGCCGACGAGGTGCGCGCCCTCGGCTTCGGCCGGTCGCGGTTCCACTACGCCGCCCGCCCCGGCACGATCACCTCGGTGGAGGGGCTGGCGGGCAAGCGCATCGCGACGTCGTACCCGGGCGTCGTGCGCCGCCACCTCGCCGATCGCGGCATCGGCGCCGACGTCGTCCGCCTCGACGGTGCGGTCGAGACCTCTGTCCAGCTCGGCGTGGCCGACGCCATCGCCGACGTCGTGGAGACCGGCCGGACACTGCGCCAGGCGGGCCTCGAGGTCTTCGGCGAGCCGATCCTCGAGTCCGAGGCCGTGCTCATCACCCGGGCGGGCGAGGGCATGCCGGCCGGATTCGACATCTTCCGGCGCCGCATCGAGGGCGTCCTGGTCGCGCGGTCCTACGTGATGATGGACTACGACATCCCCGACGAGCAGGTCGAGGCAGCGGTGGCGCTGACCCCCGGCATCGAGAGCCCGACGGTGTCCCCGCTGCACCGCGAGGGATGGGTGGCCGTACGCTCGATGGTGCCGCGCGACGGCGCCCAGCGTCTGATGGACGCGCTGTGGCAGATCGGTGCTCGGGGCATCCTGCTCACCGACATCCACGCCTGTCGGCTCTGA
- the rpmI gene encoding 50S ribosomal protein L35 — MPKNKTHSGASKRFRVTGSGKLRREKAGMRHNLEHKASKTTRRLSGTTEVAKADVKKARKLLGR; from the coding sequence ATGCCGAAGAACAAGACGCACTCCGGTGCGAGCAAGCGGTTCCGGGTCACGGGCTCGGGCAAGCTCCGTCGCGAGAAGGCGGGAATGCGCCACAACCTCGAGCACAAGGCCTCGAAGACCACCCGTCGACTGTCGGGCACGACCGAGGTCGCCAAGGCCGACGTCAAGAAGGCCCGCAAGCTGCTGGGTCGCTGA